Genomic segment of Buchnera aphidicola (Aphis nerii):
AGTATTTCCTCTATTTTTTTTAAAGCATCAACAGTAATTAAAACATATTCAAATGCAATTAAACTAACTGGATCTATAGAATACGCATCTTTTACATCAACTGAATATAAATTTCTAGATGCAAGAAATAAATTATTATCTAACTTTTTTGTAATAATAAGAACATTCTTTAAATTTATTTTTTTTAATTTTTCAACTAATAGTTTAGTTTTAGGTAAATTTAATGAAAAATTTTCAAAAATAATTAATCTTTTTTGACGTATTAATTCTGAAAAAATACTTTTTAATGCACCACGGTACATTTTTTTATTAATTTTTTGAGAATATTGTTTTGGTTTTGCAGCAAATGTAACTCCTCCTGAACGCCAAATAGGACTTCTAAAAGAACCTGCTCGAGCACGTCCAGTTCCTTTTTGACGCCATGGTTTTCTACCTGAACCAGAAACATCAGCACGACTTTTTTGTGCTCTCGTACCTTGACGAGTAGACGCTGAATAAGCAACAACCACTTGATGAATTAGAGCTTCATTAAAATCTCGAGCAAAAATGATTTCAGAAACACTAAGAAGGTTTTGCACGTCTTTAACTACTAATTCCATGCTTAATTCCTTATTCCTCAAATCTTAATAGCTGGTTTAACAATAAGATCACTACCTGTAGGTCCCGGAACCGCACCTTTTACTAAAAGTAAATTGCGATGTTCATCAATACGTATTATATTTAAATTTTGTACCGTAACCCGTTTATTTCCTAATTGTCCCGCCATTTTTTTTCCTTTAAATACTCTGCCGGGGGTTTGATTTTGACCAATAGAACCTGGAAC
This window contains:
- the rplD gene encoding 50S ribosomal protein L4 — translated: MELVVKDVQNLLSVSEIIFARDFNEALIHQVVVAYSASTRQGTRAQKSRADVSGSGRKPWRQKGTGRARAGSFRSPIWRSGGVTFAAKPKQYSQKINKKMYRGALKSIFSELIRQKRLIIFENFSLNLPKTKLLVEKLKKINLKNVLIITKKLDNNLFLASRNLYSVDVKDAYSIDPVSLIAFEYVLITVDALKKIEEILS